In Methanosarcina siciliae T4/M, one genomic interval encodes:
- a CDS encoding phosphoserine transaminase, with protein MKPTRVPNNPCFSSGPCAKHPGYSVEELKDTPFGRSHRSKPGKEKLAEAIKRTRDMLGLPDDYLVGIVPASDTGAFEMCLWSMLGCRGVDVLVWESFSKGWETDITKQLKLKDTRVFEAEYGKLPDLKQVDFKNDVVFVWNGTTSGVKVPNGDWIPDNREGLTLCDATSAIFAMDVPYHKLDVITFSWQKVLGGEGAHGMLILSPRAVQRLESYTPAWPLPKIFRLTKGGKLNKDIFAGSTINTPSMLANEDWLATMKWAESVGGLKQLIRRTNENLAVFEEFVAKNNWIHFLAETKEIRSSTSVCFKVDLPDEKLKELIKTLENEKVAYDIGSYRDAPSGLRIWCGATIEKEDLECLCEWIEWAYNLVK; from the coding sequence ATGAAACCAACACGAGTTCCTAATAATCCTTGTTTTTCTTCTGGACCCTGTGCCAAACATCCAGGTTATTCTGTTGAAGAGCTGAAGGATACACCTTTTGGCCGGTCACACCGGAGCAAACCTGGCAAGGAAAAATTAGCTGAAGCAATTAAAAGAACAAGAGATATGCTTGGACTTCCTGATGATTATCTCGTAGGTATTGTACCGGCTTCCGATACAGGCGCTTTTGAAATGTGCTTGTGGTCCATGCTGGGGTGCCGCGGGGTCGATGTTCTGGTTTGGGAATCTTTCAGTAAAGGATGGGAAACCGACATCACTAAACAGTTAAAATTAAAAGATACCCGAGTTTTTGAGGCAGAATACGGGAAATTACCAGATTTAAAGCAGGTCGATTTCAAGAATGATGTCGTCTTTGTCTGGAATGGGACTACTAGCGGAGTCAAAGTGCCCAACGGCGACTGGATTCCTGATAACCGGGAAGGGCTCACGCTTTGCGATGCCACCTCTGCTATATTTGCTATGGATGTACCCTACCATAAATTGGATGTCATTACCTTCTCATGGCAGAAGGTTTTAGGTGGGGAAGGTGCACACGGAATGCTGATTTTATCCCCGCGGGCTGTTCAGCGCTTAGAAAGCTATACTCCTGCCTGGCCATTGCCCAAGATTTTCCGACTGACCAAAGGTGGTAAACTGAATAAGGATATTTTTGCAGGCTCTACTATTAACACCCCCTCCATGCTGGCTAATGAAGATTGGCTGGCAACAATGAAATGGGCAGAGTCTGTCGGAGGGCTTAAACAACTTATCCGGAGAACAAATGAAAATCTGGCGGTCTTCGAGGAATTTGTTGCTAAAAACAACTGGATCCATTTCTTAGCGGAAACAAAAGAGATAAGATCCAGCACCAGTGTCTGCTTTAAAGTTGATTTACCCGACGAAAAGCTTAAAGAACTGATTAAAACGCTTGAGAATGAAAAAGTTGCTTATGACATCGGTTCTTACCGTGATGCTCCTTCGGGTTTGCGCATCTGGTGCGGTGCTACCATCGAGAAAGAGGATTTAGAATGCCTCTGTGAATGGATCGAATGGGCTTACAATCTGGTTAAATAA
- a CDS encoding helix-hairpin-helix domain-containing protein encodes MTAKRTVSIEKPLIALEDVDPADEKKILEFLNTVETAEEIAKTVEFPDEPDIGIKVAEKILAKKNKIGSFSNLKEVMNVKGVGPKRFTELVSAVSGKYEVAETERTYFKYLTAINPNYFGNLKESSFKAVKMMTNKTTYEELKCMGFNSRFERVEAVIHIKKSSGYGGNLCSGGTPEYIRFYVDWDDTDTWEDLGVASFKAYNIPGDKPLEYAVSIPLDAKKKWCIKENLPKVRAILSWNTAPPADTPDFVPVWGNSLDAYIQIDALRFLLIKDILELEAVSIPENILELVDLEKEITLKEPEKLSLPKLIQVYKDKEVPAHRFGFSQIKNLLGKDTLSLGQKVAEKSGKNIIAASAVSLHDTLIDAGFELSAVPGIIEGLVPISSGDTTYEELKCIGLNTNLEELAGVIELKKSSGYSGGLCTAGSEEYVAFWADWGDGAGWTYVGTSVVNVHDIKNTPSGGLQYSVFLPVNLTGRRKPCSEGAKIVKVRAILSWEVAPPAWDPNYIPRWGNRRDTLILIPPGPTVEEGDHTPYISVIGNMGIDDIDSSTGLATGTGIMAAFTANESPFGGVVTICGHIAFPPNTFTGSGTSAMPLKYRVFVRRSLPGEPWQQLTNSFNVKLVDQVGSSFTAPYNHTQKLDSDGYYTYLEDLEGSERRFVEGFVLAKWITSAPMDGLWEICMEAFDPVTLTTYPALNVDGTDQIIRVLIDNTWPTPDLSITGYTRDGVTNPAEGCGAFRQGDIIHGTYGMKNNYIRSFYLRAEPLGPADGGELCIQPGTTPCTASSSWSTPPSVTRAYPSPVVSTTGEEGVWSLKTEKMDPCGYIMRLHGSDRTIVNSGSIGHYSGKSVGFCLLKKS; translated from the coding sequence TTGACAGCTAAAAGAACAGTATCAATAGAAAAGCCCTTAATCGCACTTGAAGACGTGGATCCTGCGGACGAAAAAAAGATCCTTGAGTTTTTGAATACCGTTGAGACCGCAGAGGAGATTGCAAAGACCGTAGAATTTCCCGATGAACCCGATATCGGGATAAAAGTTGCTGAAAAAATACTTGCAAAAAAAAATAAGATCGGAAGTTTCAGTAATCTCAAAGAAGTTATGAATGTTAAGGGAGTGGGTCCAAAGAGGTTCACTGAGCTGGTATCCGCCGTTTCAGGCAAATATGAGGTCGCTGAGACGGAGAGGACTTACTTTAAGTACCTGACCGCAATAAACCCCAATTATTTCGGGAACCTGAAAGAAAGTTCATTTAAAGCTGTAAAGATGATGACAAATAAGACCACCTATGAAGAACTGAAATGTATGGGTTTTAACTCCAGGTTCGAACGGGTGGAGGCTGTAATACATATCAAAAAATCTTCGGGTTACGGCGGAAATCTCTGTTCCGGCGGGACCCCCGAATATATCCGCTTCTATGTGGACTGGGACGATACGGACACATGGGAAGACCTCGGGGTGGCCAGCTTCAAGGCTTACAATATACCCGGCGACAAACCCCTGGAATATGCTGTAAGCATCCCTCTTGATGCGAAGAAAAAGTGGTGCATAAAAGAAAACCTTCCGAAAGTACGGGCAATCCTGTCCTGGAACACCGCTCCTCCTGCTGACACCCCGGATTTTGTACCGGTATGGGGGAACTCGCTCGATGCATATATCCAGATAGATGCCCTCAGGTTTCTTCTCATAAAAGATATTCTTGAACTGGAAGCGGTCAGCATTCCGGAGAATATCCTGGAGCTTGTGGACCTCGAGAAAGAAATTACTCTCAAGGAACCCGAAAAGTTGAGTCTGCCAAAACTTATCCAGGTATACAAAGACAAAGAAGTACCTGCGCACAGGTTCGGATTTTCACAGATCAAGAACCTGCTCGGCAAGGATACGCTTTCCCTCGGGCAAAAGGTTGCGGAAAAATCCGGCAAAAATATCATTGCTGCCAGTGCCGTATCCCTGCACGATACCCTGATCGATGCAGGGTTTGAGCTTTCTGCAGTACCCGGCATCATTGAGGGACTCGTTCCGATATCCTCAGGGGACACGACATACGAGGAGCTGAAATGCATCGGCCTGAACACGAACCTGGAAGAGCTAGCCGGTGTAATCGAACTCAAGAAGTCAAGCGGCTATTCCGGAGGCCTGTGCACCGCCGGAAGTGAGGAGTATGTGGCGTTCTGGGCAGACTGGGGAGACGGAGCCGGCTGGACATATGTGGGAACCTCAGTGGTGAACGTTCACGACATCAAAAATACCCCTTCGGGGGGACTGCAGTACTCCGTATTTTTGCCCGTGAACCTCACAGGCCGCCGCAAACCCTGTAGTGAGGGAGCAAAAATCGTTAAGGTCCGGGCGATCCTTTCCTGGGAAGTGGCACCACCTGCATGGGACCCGAACTATATTCCCAGATGGGGCAACCGAAGGGATACGCTTATACTTATACCCCCGGGCCCGACCGTCGAGGAAGGGGACCACACGCCTTACATCTCGGTTATCGGCAACATGGGGATCGATGACATCGACAGCTCAACAGGGCTTGCTACCGGTACCGGGATAATGGCTGCTTTCACCGCAAACGAAAGCCCGTTCGGTGGGGTGGTGACCATCTGCGGACATATTGCATTCCCGCCAAATACCTTCACGGGAAGCGGGACGAGCGCAATGCCCCTCAAGTACAGGGTGTTCGTACGCCGCAGCCTTCCGGGCGAACCCTGGCAGCAGCTGACCAATTCCTTCAACGTCAAACTCGTAGACCAGGTGGGTTCCAGTTTCACCGCCCCCTATAACCACACACAGAAGCTTGATTCTGACGGGTATTACACATATCTTGAGGACCTGGAAGGCAGCGAAAGGCGTTTCGTGGAAGGCTTTGTACTGGCAAAGTGGATTACGAGCGCTCCCATGGACGGGTTGTGGGAGATTTGTATGGAAGCTTTCGACCCCGTGACATTGACAACATATCCGGCACTGAATGTGGATGGGACTGACCAGATCATAAGGGTTCTGATCGATAATACATGGCCGACACCTGACCTGAGCATTACCGGGTACACCCGGGACGGAGTTACAAACCCGGCAGAGGGATGCGGAGCTTTCAGACAGGGAGATATCATCCATGGAACCTACGGTATGAAAAACAACTATATCCGCAGCTTCTACCTCAGGGCCGAACCTTTGGGTCCGGCGGATGGCGGCGAGTTATGTATCCAGCCAGGCACCACCCCCTGCACGGCAAGCTCGAGCTGGAGCACCCCTCCTTCGGTAACCCGGGCTTATCCGTCTCCTGTCGTCTCCACCACCGGAGAAGAAGGTGTATGGTCACTGAAGACCGAAAAGATGGACCCCTGCGGTTACATCATGAGGTTGCACGGGTCTGACAGAACCATCGTCAACAGCGGCTCCATCGGGCATTACAGCGGAAAAAGCGTTGGGTTCTGCCTGTTGAAAAAAAGCTGA
- a CDS encoding trypco2 family protein, with amino-acid sequence MAEDMGVQIDKIITKVKKAIREVEQRSYRSEIGVKVEKLDLKLKTFNSKEGGLELKVPVVDLDLGLGGSISKEETHTIELTLIPVDDTRLFRDMEIEDNLVDLIMGIEQGIKNALIEVPRFKLQKASVELNFVVNAAGEISLVAKGEKKIETTNNLKLYLTSTN; translated from the coding sequence ATGGCCGAAGATATGGGAGTTCAAATCGACAAAATAATAACCAAAGTAAAAAAGGCAATCCGGGAAGTCGAACAGCGATCGTATAGATCCGAGATTGGAGTTAAAGTTGAAAAGCTGGATTTGAAACTAAAAACCTTCAATAGTAAGGAAGGCGGCCTTGAGCTAAAAGTACCGGTTGTGGATCTGGATCTCGGGCTTGGAGGAAGCATCTCAAAAGAAGAAACCCATACAATAGAACTTACCCTGATTCCTGTCGATGATACCCGTCTTTTCAGGGATATGGAGATCGAAGATAATTTAGTAGATTTAATTATGGGAATAGAACAGGGGATAAAAAACGCACTTATAGAAGTTCCCAGGTTTAAGCTTCAGAAAGCTTCCGTTGAACTCAATTTTGTAGTAAATGCTGCCGGTGAAATCTCCCTGGTCGCTAAAGGAGAAAAGAAAATTGAGACAACAAACAATTTAAAGTTATATTTAACCAGTACTAATTAA
- a CDS encoding tetratricopeptide repeat protein → MPEQNVPRVRLFGAHELKISDIFDEKKDIYYVPIFQGNDDVNKLHQSAYTGKNTKCAILDSGVLSDHPYLKDRMGAIEDFTGHGPQDREGHGTAVALNLAMTVPDASILIGKVYENDDVPLSEYINRIARGVNWAIDSGARIINLSVGMEKRKEDISKYSGCSEAVKNVCKAINRAIENRISVLVAAGANFPADCHESIIVVGLSGNPVYPKDVHPTVYSPFSPILVPTFLFEGYAHLKMGMYEQALTLFKQAVDLHPEDHQLWKYQALCLYGLKKYNDAVQSFDKALAIKQSDVETWYLKGITLLAITQNDKAIECFDEVLKLVDNAGLTGMKLTEFSNSISDDWYNMGVYYERASRYDEAANCYDKAIWIDPLNAKARNNRGVISAIEEKYEDSIKYFEVATELNPSMVDAWFNKGLALSRLGRYEESIEFFDKAIAIDPACNKALNEKIRVTGKLKSSEEL, encoded by the coding sequence ATGCCTGAACAGAATGTTCCCCGAGTAAGGCTTTTTGGAGCTCACGAGCTAAAAATTAGCGATATTTTTGACGAGAAAAAAGACATTTATTATGTTCCAATTTTTCAGGGAAATGATGATGTGAACAAACTCCATCAGTCAGCTTATACGGGTAAAAACACAAAATGTGCTATCCTGGACAGTGGAGTTCTCTCTGATCACCCATATTTAAAAGACCGGATGGGCGCAATTGAAGATTTTACAGGTCATGGGCCTCAGGACAGAGAAGGACATGGCACTGCAGTTGCTTTGAATCTTGCAATGACAGTCCCTGATGCATCAATTTTGATTGGCAAGGTCTATGAAAATGATGATGTGCCTTTATCCGAATATATAAATAGAATTGCACGGGGCGTAAACTGGGCAATAGACAGCGGGGCGAGAATAATTAATCTCTCGGTTGGTATGGAAAAAAGAAAGGAAGACATCAGCAAATATTCCGGATGTTCGGAAGCCGTAAAAAATGTATGCAAAGCTATCAATCGAGCAATTGAAAATAGAATCTCAGTCCTTGTTGCAGCCGGAGCAAATTTTCCGGCAGATTGTCATGAATCGATAATCGTAGTCGGCCTGTCCGGAAATCCAGTATATCCAAAAGATGTTCACCCTACTGTTTATTCTCCTTTTAGCCCGATTCTTGTTCCAACTTTTTTGTTTGAAGGTTATGCTCATCTTAAAATGGGTATGTATGAGCAGGCTTTGACTTTATTTAAGCAGGCAGTTGACCTTCACCCTGAGGATCACCAGCTCTGGAAATATCAAGCTCTCTGCCTGTACGGCTTAAAAAAATATAATGATGCCGTACAGTCCTTTGATAAAGCCCTGGCAATCAAACAATCTGATGTAGAGACATGGTACTTGAAGGGAATTACCCTACTGGCCATTACTCAAAATGATAAAGCGATCGAGTGTTTTGATGAAGTCCTGAAGCTTGTAGATAATGCTGGTTTGACAGGGATGAAACTAACCGAATTTTCAAATTCAATATCTGATGACTGGTATAACATGGGTGTCTACTATGAGCGGGCCAGTAGATATGACGAAGCTGCAAACTGCTATGATAAAGCCATCTGGATTGACCCTCTTAACGCCAAAGCCCGGAACAACCGAGGCGTAATTTCGGCAATAGAGGAAAAATATGAAGATTCGATAAAATATTTTGAGGTAGCAACAGAACTCAACCCCTCAATGGTTGATGCCTGGTTCAATAAAGGGCTGGCACTTTCCAGGCTTGGCAGATATGAAGAATCAATAGAATTTTTCGATAAAGCAATAGCAATCGATCCTGCCTGCAACAAAGCATTAAATGAAAAAATCCGGGTCACAGGAAAACTGAAGAGCAGTGAAGAACTGTAG
- a CDS encoding C45 family autoproteolytic acyltransferase/hydolase, which produces MMKSTTAYYLNHSGTNYEIGQHLGKWILATPEAARKLQASPGMFPVRTQETIAAMFEMFDQYCPGVNEEIQGFADTVGVDPAQVLFYSISFFAHGCNVMALKPEKNLEGHTVLAYTYDFTDILEEMCLATTSVIGKYSHTGSQCNIFGRANGINEHGLALCQSSNGIPVTPIKGLGLDPQLTGLNFWCVIRALLENCKNISEALEYLEKAPISYNMNLMMGDASGDIALFENLHGFKAYKIVTGSDQEGFLCASNHAVLPEMLAWENGRLKSSVKRFGVIRNTFTAKRKISREDIRQLISTSYPRGLCTHFYDPQNMFGMLYGGILDIEEKAIDITFGTPQHNPWRRFDVGVKDTDQVFKVSLPYEQPPKDFFEMTEDTV; this is translated from the coding sequence ATGATGAAATCAACGACCGCATATTATCTGAACCATTCAGGTACAAATTACGAAATAGGCCAGCATCTGGGGAAATGGATTTTAGCGACGCCGGAAGCAGCAAGGAAACTGCAAGCGTCCCCAGGTATGTTTCCCGTTAGAACACAGGAAACAATCGCCGCAATGTTTGAAATGTTTGATCAGTATTGTCCCGGTGTCAATGAAGAGATACAGGGTTTTGCCGATACGGTCGGCGTTGACCCGGCGCAGGTGTTGTTCTATTCCATAAGCTTCTTTGCGCACGGATGTAATGTGATGGCGCTGAAGCCGGAGAAAAACCTGGAAGGACATACTGTTTTGGCTTATACCTACGATTTTACCGACATATTGGAGGAGATGTGCCTGGCGACTACTTCCGTTATAGGTAAATATAGCCATACCGGTTCTCAGTGCAATATATTCGGGCGGGCCAATGGCATAAATGAACACGGATTAGCTCTCTGTCAATCGTCTAATGGTATACCCGTAACGCCTATTAAAGGTTTAGGGTTGGATCCTCAACTTACTGGCTTGAATTTCTGGTGCGTTATCCGTGCTTTGCTGGAAAACTGTAAAAATATCTCCGAAGCTTTGGAATACCTGGAAAAGGCACCTATTTCCTATAATATGAATTTGATGATGGGAGATGCATCCGGTGATATTGCGCTGTTTGAGAATCTCCACGGATTTAAGGCATATAAGATTGTAACTGGCTCAGATCAGGAAGGATTCCTCTGTGCCAGTAATCATGCCGTTTTACCCGAAATGTTAGCGTGGGAAAATGGCCGCTTGAAGAGTTCGGTAAAACGTTTTGGGGTAATCCGAAACACTTTTACTGCCAAACGGAAAATCTCCAGAGAAGATATCAGACAACTGATTTCAACAAGCTATCCCCGAGGCTTATGCACCCATTTTTATGATCCACAGAACATGTTTGGAATGTTGTATGGAGGCATTTTGGACATCGAGGAAAAGGCCATAGACATTACTTTTGGCACGCCACAGCATAACCCATGGAGAAGATTTGACGTGGGAGTAAAGGATACAGATCAGGTTTTCAAGGTTTCCTTGCCTTATGAGCAGCCGCCAAAGGACTTTTTTGAAATGACGGAGGATACCGTCTGA
- a CDS encoding DUF234 domain-containing protein, with product MGSWWKVGEEINLAAINEKSDEILFGKIKYSTRKTKIKVLNNLKERV from the coding sequence ATAGGAAGCTGGTGGAAAGTCGGAGAAGAAATCAACCTTGCGGCAATAAACGAAAAATCAGATGAAATCCTTTTTGGGAAGATAAAGTACAGCACCCGAAAAACGAAAATTAAAGTCCTGAACAATCTGAAAGAGCGGGTTTGA